In Arthrobacter citreus, a single genomic region encodes these proteins:
- a CDS encoding DUF2187 family protein, protein MKFKAEKIAELGEHVFFKNGIKGIVEKVNENTVIVNIIDNKTELVFEGNRTVVSHKNYKVIDGV, encoded by the coding sequence ATGAAATTCAAGGCAGAAAAGATAGCTGAATTAGGGGAACATGTCTTTTTTAAGAATGGAATTAAAGGCATTGTTGAAAAGGTCAATGAAAATACAGTTATTGTAAATATAATTGATAATAAAACGGAATTGGTGTTTGAAGGAAACAGAACAGTTGTATCACATAAAAATTACAAAGTGATTGATGGTGTATGA
- the lsrK gene encoding autoinducer-2 kinase has product MAYILAFDAGTGSIRAVLFDQLGNQVGFSQIEWNHLSNEKYPGSMDFDWETNWTLVVQCVQSVIEETGVDAKNIKAISATSMREGIVLYDETGKEIWACANVDARASDEVKALKELDPELEYKIYRLSGQMFALGALPRLLWIKNHLPEIYEKATVMTMINDWILYKLSGKLQVDPSNGCTTGIFDIEKRNWESDVVKMCGLKNNLFPPVNEAGTVIGYVTDEVAAYTGLNSGTPVICGGGDAQMASVGVGAVKAGQAVVSGGSFWQQEVNVNQSLVDKSGRIRVNCHAVPELWQLETIAFFPGLVMRWFRDAFCDLEKTEAKVTGRDPYEILEEKSKNVPIGANGIIPIFSDTMNYSAWRHASPSFINLTLDPLKTGKKEMFKSIQENAALITLGNLKIIEEETGYYPSEVIFTGGASKGKLWSQTLADVLGVPVKVPVVKEAAALGTALFAGIGIGIYENIRQAVNQVVKWERTHIPNNENHDQYLEIYENWRSVYLEQLQLADRGLTTHMWKAPGLE; this is encoded by the coding sequence ATGGCATACATTCTGGCATTTGATGCTGGTACTGGTAGTATTCGCGCTGTTTTGTTTGATCAATTAGGAAATCAAGTTGGGTTTTCACAAATAGAATGGAACCATTTATCAAATGAAAAGTATCCAGGATCTATGGATTTTGATTGGGAAACAAACTGGACGTTAGTCGTTCAGTGTGTACAGTCTGTTATTGAAGAAACAGGAGTTGACGCCAAAAATATAAAAGCGATAAGTGCCACGAGTATGAGGGAAGGAATTGTCCTTTATGATGAAACTGGTAAGGAGATTTGGGCTTGTGCAAATGTCGATGCTCGAGCTTCGGATGAAGTCAAAGCATTAAAGGAATTAGATCCTGAATTGGAATACAAGATTTATAGGTTATCAGGTCAAATGTTTGCATTAGGGGCACTGCCTAGGCTTTTGTGGATAAAAAATCATTTACCAGAGATTTATGAAAAAGCCACTGTCATGACTATGATTAATGATTGGATTCTTTATAAATTGTCAGGGAAACTACAAGTGGATCCTTCAAATGGGTGTACTACAGGGATATTTGATATTGAGAAAAGGAATTGGGAAAGTGATGTAGTAAAAATGTGCGGACTAAAAAATAATTTATTTCCGCCGGTAAATGAAGCTGGTACCGTTATCGGCTATGTGACGGATGAAGTAGCAGCGTATACAGGTCTGAATTCAGGAACTCCGGTTATTTGTGGAGGCGGAGATGCTCAAATGGCTTCTGTTGGTGTCGGTGCGGTAAAAGCTGGGCAAGCCGTTGTATCAGGTGGGTCATTTTGGCAACAGGAAGTCAATGTGAATCAGTCTTTAGTTGACAAAAGTGGCCGTATTCGGGTTAACTGCCATGCAGTGCCTGAATTATGGCAGCTAGAAACCATTGCTTTTTTCCCCGGGCTTGTAATGAGATGGTTTCGTGATGCATTTTGTGATTTGGAAAAAACAGAAGCAAAAGTGACTGGTCGAGACCCGTATGAAATTTTAGAAGAAAAGTCAAAAAATGTTCCAATCGGGGCAAATGGGATTATTCCTATCTTTTCAGATACGATGAATTATAGCGCTTGGCGCCATGCATCTCCATCATTTATTAATCTCACTCTAGATCCTCTAAAGACTGGTAAAAAAGAAATGTTTAAATCTATTCAAGAAAATGCTGCGCTCATCACACTAGGAAACTTAAAGATTATAGAAGAAGAAACTGGTTATTATCCAAGTGAAGTAATTTTTACAGGTGGTGCTTCGAAAGGAAAGCTTTGGAGTCAAACACTTGCAGATGTCCTTGGAGTACCAGTGAAAGTACCTGTAGTTAAAGAAGCAGCAGCGCTAGGCACCGCATTATTTGCGGGGATTGGCATAGGAATTTATGAGAATATCCGTCAAGCAGTTAACCAAGTTGTAAAGTGGGAGAGGACACATATACCTAATAATGAAAACCATGACCAATATCTAGAAATCTATGAAAATTGGAGAAGTGTATATTTAGAACAGCTTCAACTAGCAGATCGTGGTTTAACCACCCATATGTGGAAGGCACCTGGTTTAGAATAA
- a CDS encoding S8 family serine peptidase: protein MSNKYEKGKFIKGFTLLALTSSVIFSPLSCGTNVTKAEGISKAESILANLSPAQRQALEKLSEDEQSGLFLNSNVNLESPGNVSVIVQFKNKPHKAAVLEAAVKGKILSDAQANERVNADHTMFKSDLESTFKAKSDGTFKIKREYKNAFNGVALEGPANKIKDLMKSGAVQAIYSDSTVKVEQPINKVQLSKEAQEQGLADERAYLNINKLHDEGYTGKGIKVAVLDTGVDYNHPDIKNAYKGGYDFVDNDNDPMETTYDDWIKAGKPGNDPLTYVTEHGTHVSGTIVGQGKNDSNYATTGIAPGADLYVYRVLGPGGSGSSDGIIAAIDKSVAEGIDIMNLSLGSNYNDPLFPESIAINNAVLSGVTAVVAAGNAGNGMYTVGTPGGAALALTVGASDVPQQIPTMKGHLDSINSEMRLLGKGFSDELSTLMDKTYSMVNIPGVGQASNYTNLDVKGKVVLVARGTNTINDKILQAKLKGAAAILMYNNNAVEGFMPFYLGEGTDFIPSFNLTNAEGLLLQQKITAGKTQFSFSDIGQFTSAGDSLADFSSRGPTRVNYQIKPEITAPGVSVLSTVPGFLHNPEDPTNYQYSYDRLSGTSMATPFTAGVAALLLQANPDLKPEDVKSILMNTADSLSKPYSVFEQGAGRIDPYGAIHSTIEMKVKESTPTIINGKEKQINIDTGALSFGNEVFKGNDLSDTRSVTLMNRGEKEKTFDVNINYQSNLRNSKDAKTNGVTVLTDSTVTLKGISNKKINVTLNIPKTAEKGIYEGYVVFTNKANPSETYRIPFGTHFVEQGIQDLSLSRQSMSSDRNNLSSPLFNPYVFANFSLKSHMRYFDIVIADANTGQDLGIVASFDGMNYAEGTPYSVQAFMGVYYPFTNDPKNPISSKAVLANEGHYKVKFIGHDDNEKKYMVSQDLFVDNTMPNLFDIQVEGEKAGNPFVEYKADQQTLPFTAKVNDKVVDLMKSAGLKADQSQNTIAYYYNSAFASGTLKLDGNGQSKDEVAMKPSLSALNVRFVAGDQASNYYGLKQYFFVKEGTPYVYGQPNIPTRLNFANAHIGDTVTITLTADNVSKLKQANYSFTTSTLDTNILNISLNPEAQKLGGQLDVTTTNPTSTTVKSTVDVLFDGSQEVSGDLPMVDVTFKIPNMQDISPYASLNTVKSTFTSIDNTVTNPLTFIAPIAILPNFSSVISYIHPESFENADGTTKKVDFTKLGANVTIIDSKGKTYTGSMDTRGQFYISGLPVTKDKFTVITDIPGHFTTYGEFDNVYNTMDGEMYGIYKRLGTETIDDAIAGDINKDNVIDLLDALAIQTYWGTNKRVADINFDGTVDAKDFAYVEKNYLMQNQAVDNAPKPVKKYKGKSITDIKAELGIQ, encoded by the coding sequence ATGAGTAATAAATATGAGAAAGGTAAGTTTATTAAAGGATTTACCTTATTAGCCCTAACATCAAGTGTAATATTTTCACCACTTTCATGTGGAACAAATGTAACTAAAGCGGAAGGTATTTCAAAGGCGGAGTCAATTTTAGCTAATTTAAGTCCAGCACAAAGACAAGCTTTGGAAAAACTTTCTGAAGATGAACAATCCGGTTTGTTTCTAAATTCTAATGTAAATCTAGAAAGTCCTGGAAATGTGTCAGTCATTGTTCAATTTAAAAATAAACCACATAAGGCTGCAGTTTTAGAAGCAGCTGTAAAAGGGAAAATCTTGTCAGATGCTCAAGCAAATGAACGTGTTAACGCAGATCATACAATGTTTAAATCAGATTTGGAATCTACTTTTAAAGCTAAATCAGATGGCACCTTTAAGATTAAGCGTGAATATAAAAATGCATTTAATGGGGTTGCGCTAGAAGGACCAGCAAATAAAATAAAGGATTTAATGAAATCGGGTGCTGTACAAGCTATATACAGTGATTCGACTGTAAAGGTAGAGCAACCAATTAATAAGGTACAGCTTTCAAAAGAAGCTCAAGAACAAGGGTTGGCGGATGAACGAGCTTATCTAAATATTAATAAATTGCATGACGAGGGATATACAGGTAAAGGTATTAAAGTTGCCGTACTAGATACAGGGGTTGATTACAATCATCCTGACATAAAAAATGCATATAAAGGTGGATATGATTTCGTTGATAACGATAATGATCCAATGGAAACGACCTATGATGACTGGATAAAAGCTGGAAAACCAGGAAACGACCCATTAACATATGTAACAGAGCATGGAACACATGTATCTGGTACAATTGTAGGACAAGGAAAAAACGATAGTAATTATGCAACGACAGGAATAGCTCCAGGAGCTGATTTATATGTATATCGTGTTCTTGGTCCAGGTGGTAGCGGATCAAGTGATGGTATTATTGCAGCAATTGATAAATCAGTTGCCGAGGGAATAGATATTATGAATCTGTCATTAGGATCTAACTATAATGACCCGTTATTTCCAGAAAGTATTGCGATTAACAATGCAGTATTAAGTGGCGTGACAGCAGTGGTTGCTGCAGGAAATGCAGGGAATGGTATGTATACTGTTGGTACACCTGGGGGAGCAGCTTTAGCACTGACAGTCGGAGCTAGCGATGTACCACAACAAATTCCGACGATGAAGGGACATCTTGATAGTATAAACTCAGAAATGCGTTTATTAGGAAAAGGATTTAGTGATGAGCTTTCAACTTTAATGGACAAGACATATAGTATGGTCAATATACCTGGAGTTGGTCAAGCTAGTAACTACACAAACCTAGATGTTAAAGGAAAAGTTGTACTAGTCGCACGTGGAACTAATACAATTAATGATAAAATTTTACAAGCAAAACTAAAGGGAGCTGCGGCAATTCTTATGTACAATAACAATGCAGTTGAAGGATTTATGCCGTTCTATTTAGGAGAAGGAACTGATTTTATCCCGTCTTTTAATTTAACAAATGCTGAAGGGCTTTTGTTACAACAAAAAATTACAGCAGGAAAGACTCAATTTTCATTTAGCGATATTGGTCAATTCACATCGGCTGGTGATTCTTTAGCAGATTTTAGTTCTCGTGGACCAACTCGTGTAAATTATCAAATTAAACCAGAGATTACAGCGCCAGGAGTAAGTGTATTATCGACTGTTCCAGGTTTTCTTCACAATCCAGAGGATCCGACTAATTATCAATACTCTTATGATCGTTTGTCTGGAACATCGATGGCTACACCGTTTACAGCAGGCGTTGCAGCATTATTATTACAAGCGAATCCAGACCTAAAACCAGAAGATGTAAAATCAATTTTAATGAATACTGCAGACTCATTAAGTAAACCATACAGTGTATTTGAACAAGGTGCAGGACGAATTGATCCTTATGGCGCAATTCATTCGACTATTGAAATGAAAGTAAAAGAGTCAACACCAACAATCATTAATGGAAAAGAGAAACAAATTAATATTGATACAGGTGCGCTTAGCTTTGGGAATGAGGTCTTTAAAGGAAATGATCTTTCGGATACTCGTTCAGTTACTTTAATGAATAGAGGAGAAAAGGAAAAAACTTTTGATGTAAATATTAATTATCAATCGAACTTACGTAATTCAAAAGATGCAAAAACAAACGGCGTAACAGTTCTGACAGATTCAACTGTTACATTAAAAGGAATTAGTAACAAGAAAATAAATGTTACATTAAATATTCCTAAAACAGCTGAAAAAGGTATATACGAAGGGTATGTCGTGTTTACAAACAAGGCTAATCCATCTGAAACGTATCGAATTCCATTTGGTACACACTTTGTGGAACAAGGTATTCAAGACTTGAGTCTTAGTCGCCAATCGATGTCATCTGATCGAAATAATTTATCTAGCCCATTATTTAATCCTTATGTATTTGCTAACTTCTCGTTAAAATCTCATATGAGATACTTTGATATTGTAATAGCAGATGCGAATACAGGTCAGGACCTAGGTATTGTAGCTAGTTTTGACGGAATGAACTACGCTGAAGGTACACCTTATTCTGTTCAAGCATTTATGGGGGTTTATTATCCATTTACAAATGATCCCAAGAATCCAATTAGTTCAAAAGCGGTGTTAGCAAACGAGGGGCATTACAAAGTAAAATTCATTGGACACGATGATAACGAGAAGAAATATATGGTTTCACAAGACTTATTTGTTGATAATACGATGCCAAATCTATTTGATATACAAGTCGAGGGAGAAAAAGCAGGTAATCCATTTGTTGAGTATAAAGCAGATCAACAAACGCTACCTTTCACTGCTAAAGTAAATGACAAGGTAGTTGATCTAATGAAGTCTGCAGGATTAAAAGCAGATCAATCCCAAAATACAATTGCTTATTATTATAATAGTGCGTTTGCATCTGGAACGTTAAAATTAGATGGAAATGGACAATCTAAAGACGAAGTTGCCATGAAACCAAGCTTATCAGCGTTAAATGTCCGTTTTGTTGCAGGAGACCAAGCATCAAATTATTATGGCCTAAAACAATATTTCTTTGTTAAAGAAGGAACACCTTACGTTTATGGACAACCAAATATTCCAACGAGATTAAATTTTGCTAATGCACATATTGGTGACACGGTTACTATTACACTAACTGCCGATAATGTTAGTAAATTGAAGCAAGCGAATTATAGTTTTACAACAAGCACTTTAGATACGAATATCCTAAATATTTCTTTAAATCCCGAAGCGCAAAAACTTGGCGGACAATTAGATGTGACGACGACTAATCCAACAAGTACGACAGTTAAATCAACTGTTGATGTGTTATTTGACGGTTCACAAGAAGTTTCAGGGGATCTGCCAATGGTTGACGTAACGTTTAAAATACCGAATATGCAAGATATTTCTCCGTATGCTAGTCTTAACACAGTTAAATCAACATTTACTAGTATCGATAACACGGTGACAAATCCACTGACTTTTATAGCACCAATTGCAATTTTACCAAATTTCTCAAGTGTAATAAGTTATATTCATCCAGAAAGCTTCGAAAATGCGGATGGAACAACGAAAAAGGTCGATTTTACGAAACTTGGGGCAAATGTAACAATAATTGACAGTAAAGGTAAGACATACACAGGTTCAATGGATACGAGAGGACAATTTTATATTTCTGGTTTACCAGTAACGAAGGATAAGTTTACTGTCATCACTGATATTCCTGGACATTTTACGACATATGGGGAATTTGATAATGTGTATAACACGATGGATGGAGAAATGTATGGAATTTATAAGCGATTAGGAACTGAAACAATTGATGATGCAATTGCAGGGGACATCAATAAAGATAATGTCATCGATCTTTTAGATGCATTAGCAATCCAAACTTATTGGGGAACAAATAAACGAGTAGCGGATATCAATTTTGATGGAACCGTTGACGCAAAAGACTTTGCATATGTAGAAAAGAACTACCTAATGCAAAATCAAGCTGTTGATAATGCTCCTAAACCTGTAAAGAAATATAAAGGAAAATCAATTACTGATATTAAGGCTGAATTAGGAATTCAATAA
- a CDS encoding cupin domain-containing protein, with protein MKKVHENDFDYRFGDNGPKYLTKGPNIDIGVVVLKPGQDFQNHYHTVCEEIFYILEGQIDFYINGNKVPTIPGDMIQCRPGDAHYLINQTDKTFKALFIKSPHILERDVVNIKNPVIKLRSE; from the coding sequence ATGAAGAAAGTTCACGAAAATGACTTCGATTATCGGTTTGGCGATAACGGGCCGAAATATTTAACAAAAGGTCCGAACATAGATATTGGTGTGGTTGTATTGAAACCAGGTCAGGACTTCCAAAACCATTATCATACAGTATGCGAAGAAATTTTCTATATCCTAGAAGGGCAGATAGATTTCTATATTAATGGTAATAAAGTTCCTACAATACCAGGTGATATGATTCAATGCCGCCCAGGCGATGCTCATTACCTTATCAATCAAACTGACAAAACCTTTAAAGCCCTCTTTATTAAATCTCCGCATATTTTGGAGAGAGATGTTGTTAATATAAAGAATCCAGTAATCAAGTTAAGGAGTGAATAG
- a CDS encoding AAA family ATPase: MNKIISIQGGMAVGKTTLAKTLEKQFQRIQVIYENPYPIVNKRNNLKLDLHTLEGFIENQKLFIEAEIKRFEQLNNKLVILDRGPEDIEFYTLYFPIANGYLWDIENRLKDELDELRKCRSDLIVYLDADLETLQYRKQNDLSKRRNSFNQNMELYLYEKDWYKQFNTKFINVNKKSPVEVEKLVLQILTENAILNNE; the protein is encoded by the coding sequence ATGAACAAAATTATTTCAATTCAAGGTGGAATGGCTGTTGGGAAAACAACTTTAGCGAAAACATTAGAGAAACAATTCCAACGCATTCAAGTAATATATGAAAATCCATATCCAATTGTTAATAAAAGGAATAATTTGAAACTTGATTTACATACTTTAGAAGGATTTATTGAAAACCAAAAATTGTTTATTGAGGCAGAAATTAAGCGCTTTGAACAATTAAATAATAAACTTGTCATTTTAGATCGAGGTCCAGAGGATATCGAATTCTACACACTGTATTTTCCAATCGCAAACGGCTACTTATGGGATATAGAAAATCGTTTAAAAGATGAACTTGATGAACTAAGGAAATGCAGATCAGATTTAATTGTCTACTTAGATGCTGATTTAGAAACACTACAATATAGAAAACAAAATGATTTATCAAAAAGAAGAAATTCATTTAATCAAAATATGGAGTTATATTTATATGAAAAAGACTGGTATAAGCAGTTTAATACTAAATTTATAAATGTAAATAAGAAGTCTCCTGTCGAGGTAGAAAAACTTGTCTTACAAATTTTAACAGAAAATGCTATTCTTAATAATGAATGA
- a CDS encoding YbjQ family protein, translating to MMVVTTENIEGYKVVEVKGPVFGVIVRSRGLGGDILAGLKSLVGGEIKQYTAMLEDARKEAMDRMTKNASEMDANAIIMMRFDSGEIGQNMSEIVAYGTAVVVERI from the coding sequence ATGATGGTAGTTACAACTGAAAACATTGAAGGCTACAAAGTAGTAGAAGTGAAAGGTCCTGTATTTGGTGTAATCGTTCGAAGTCGCGGATTAGGTGGAGATATTTTAGCTGGTCTAAAAAGTCTTGTTGGTGGAGAAATCAAACAATACACTGCAATGCTTGAGGATGCACGAAAAGAAGCGATGGATCGAATGACTAAAAATGCTAGTGAAATGGATGCAAATGCAATTATTATGATGCGCTTCGATTCTGGAGAAATTGGTCAAAATATGAGTGAGATCGTTGCTTATGGAACTGCAGTTGTAGTTGAGAGAATATGA
- a CDS encoding helix-turn-helix domain-containing protein, giving the protein MLVGKIIKFYRVKNGISQSMLCKGICSKSYLSRFESGKSTLSLEIITILSERLGIDLNEKLDSYNCIEKYLDELNTALIMQKTDQIDEIYNNLQNIPFVTSTKYAVQSLLLVARFYLHKKMLKKAKNTIDKVEREYLHLTDYEKNFLLHVKGIYYISNYRTTVSVDMRSAVRVLNQINSRTYKNKEFYYHLALAHHFAGSKVLAYIYARKALYYFNKTYNYNQAINVQSLLLFQHDHDEDISFEELVQKYNTIIHTCEIVGAHLQKGILLNNLGVIYFKRKNYEKASSYFKQSLSLTENSSIYYLRRFYNYIEACTEGNLLKKEELLELIDLGSMQAEKRQSTIHCTLFMLLKLNFESNKQRYFDFLSEIAIPQFKSTNNLSYYGQYGKKLYSYYIENNQYKKAIELELEFSSTI; this is encoded by the coding sequence ATGTTAGTCGGCAAAATAATTAAGTTTTACCGTGTTAAAAATGGAATTAGTCAATCAATGTTATGTAAAGGAATATGCTCTAAATCATATTTAAGTAGATTTGAAAGTGGGAAGTCTACTTTATCTCTTGAAATTATAACTATATTATCTGAACGATTAGGTATTGATTTGAATGAAAAGTTAGATTCTTATAATTGTATTGAAAAATATTTAGATGAGTTAAATACAGCTCTTATAATGCAAAAAACTGATCAAATTGATGAAATCTATAACAACCTTCAGAATATCCCCTTTGTTACGTCAACAAAATATGCAGTTCAATCTTTATTATTGGTGGCTAGATTTTATCTTCATAAGAAAATGTTAAAAAAAGCTAAAAATACAATTGATAAAGTCGAAAGAGAATATTTACATCTTACCGATTATGAAAAAAATTTCCTTTTGCATGTGAAAGGTATATATTACATTAGTAATTATCGAACTACTGTAAGCGTGGATATGAGATCTGCTGTAAGAGTATTAAATCAAATAAATAGTCGCACATATAAAAATAAAGAATTTTATTACCATCTAGCACTAGCACATCATTTTGCAGGCTCTAAAGTATTAGCATATATCTATGCAAGAAAAGCACTATACTATTTTAACAAGACTTATAACTATAATCAGGCAATAAATGTCCAGTCCTTATTATTATTTCAACACGATCATGATGAGGACATTAGCTTTGAAGAGTTAGTCCAAAAATACAATACTATCATTCATACTTGTGAAATTGTAGGTGCTCATTTACAAAAAGGGATATTATTAAATAATTTAGGTGTTATATATTTTAAAAGAAAAAATTACGAAAAAGCCTCATCATACTTTAAACAATCTCTAAGTTTAACAGAAAATTCTTCAATCTATTATTTGCGGCGTTTTTATAATTATATTGAAGCCTGTACTGAAGGAAATTTACTAAAAAAAGAAGAACTATTAGAGTTAATCGACTTAGGTAGTATGCAAGCTGAAAAACGTCAAAGTACAATACATTGTACTTTATTTATGCTTTTAAAGTTGAACTTTGAAAGCAATAAACAGAGATATTTTGATTTTTTGAGTGAAATAGCCATTCCACAGTTTAAATCAACAAATAACCTCTCTTATTACGGACAGTATGGAAAAAAACTATATTCATATTATATTGAGAATAATCAGTATAAAAAAGCAATTGAATTAGAGCTAGAATTTAGTTCAACGATTTAA
- the lsrF gene encoding 3-hydroxy-5-phosphonooxypentane-2,4-dione thiolase, translating to MSWGFQNRLNKILPNKRAVMLAIDHGYFLGPIRGLEKPEETVRDLLPYTDSLYLTRGTLAACIPKNTEKPMVLRVSGGPTTLGKDLANETIVTSIKEAIRHNVVGVGVSVFIGSDYETQTVTNLAHVVTDAHDYGIPVLGITAVGKELEKRDARFLALASRVLAEMGTDIVKTYYCDDFEQVTSKCPVPIVIAGGPKFDTIREALEITYNAMEQGAAGVDMGRNIWQSQHPLAMIQAIHSIVHKRFTVNEAVDLYESSSKVKA from the coding sequence GTGAGCTGGGGATTTCAAAATCGATTAAACAAAATATTACCAAATAAGAGGGCAGTAATGCTTGCGATAGATCATGGATATTTCTTAGGGCCAATAAGAGGTCTAGAAAAGCCTGAGGAAACTGTCAGAGACTTACTTCCATACACGGATTCGCTATATTTAACAAGAGGTACACTTGCAGCATGTATTCCGAAAAATACGGAAAAACCAATGGTTCTTCGTGTTTCGGGCGGTCCTACAACGTTAGGGAAGGATCTAGCGAATGAAACGATCGTTACTTCAATAAAAGAAGCAATTCGCCATAATGTTGTTGGTGTAGGGGTTTCGGTTTTTATCGGATCTGACTATGAAACTCAAACAGTAACAAATCTAGCTCATGTTGTAACTGATGCTCATGATTACGGAATACCTGTACTTGGAATTACTGCAGTTGGAAAAGAGCTTGAAAAACGGGATGCCAGATTCTTAGCATTAGCTTCAAGAGTTCTTGCTGAAATGGGTACCGATATTGTTAAGACTTATTACTGCGACGACTTTGAACAGGTAACGAGTAAGTGCCCGGTTCCTATAGTTATTGCAGGTGGCCCAAAATTTGATACAATTCGTGAAGCACTAGAAATTACGTATAATGCTATGGAGCAAGGTGCAGCTGGTGTGGATATGGGAAGAAATATTTGGCAATCTCAGCATCCTCTTGCAATGATCCAAGCGATACATTCCATCGTTCATAAGAGATTCACAGTAAATGAAGCGGTAGATTTATATGAATCTTCTTCAAAAGTAAAAGCTTAA
- a CDS encoding polysaccharide deacetylase family protein, producing the protein MVRFFITIGSLLIVLFLFYGPIPSLLTRLFNLFSINQVSNRKKQIALTFDDGPHPVYTPLLLDLLRSHSIKATFFVLGSEAEKHPAIIRRIHEEGHLLAIHNYKHKCNWFLSPNSLKNQIDKTADIIKNLTNYDPIFYRPPWGLVSLPLLFQKKYRLILWSVMANDWRSKHGSQGILNRLIKQTKSGSIVLLHDNGDTVGADEDAPSHTIEALESYILQCFENQYEFVLINE; encoded by the coding sequence ATGGTTAGATTTTTCATCACAATCGGAAGTTTACTAATAGTATTATTTCTTTTTTATGGTCCAATTCCGAGTTTGTTAACAAGGCTATTCAATTTGTTTTCAATTAATCAAGTTTCAAACCGAAAAAAACAAATCGCTTTAACTTTTGACGATGGTCCACATCCGGTTTATACCCCTTTACTTCTTGATTTATTAAGGTCCCATTCAATAAAGGCAACTTTTTTTGTATTAGGTTCCGAAGCAGAAAAGCATCCTGCGATTATTAGAAGGATACACGAAGAAGGGCACTTACTTGCTATTCACAATTATAAACATAAATGTAATTGGTTTCTTAGTCCGAATTCCTTAAAAAATCAAATAGATAAGACTGCTGATATTATAAAGAATTTAACTAACTATGATCCGATTTTTTATCGACCGCCTTGGGGACTCGTTTCACTACCGCTTTTATTCCAAAAGAAATACCGGCTAATTTTATGGTCTGTCATGGCAAATGATTGGCGCAGTAAACATGGAAGTCAAGGCATATTAAACCGTTTAATAAAACAAACTAAATCAGGATCAATTGTGTTATTACATGATAATGGGGATACAGTTGGTGCAGATGAGGACGCACCTAGCCATACAATCGAAGCTTTAGAAAGCTATATTTTACAATGTTTTGAAAATCAGTATGAGTTTGTACTAATTAATGAATAG